A stretch of Candidatus Omnitrophota bacterium DNA encodes these proteins:
- the hisJ gene encoding histidinol-phosphatase HisJ — MRLLADYHMHTPLCGHASGEPAEYAAHAVRIGLQEIGFSDHSPLLTNPDPSITMSREQLPEYHAMIEDVQAKFKGRLTVKIALEADYLPGYEKQTRDILDSYPYDYAIGSVHFIKEWCFDNPADIQSWSGKDVDKVYRTYYDLLRKSAQSGMFDIMGHVDLVKKFGHRPVEDMAEEIRKTAKVFKESGVAVEINTAGLRKPVKEMYPALNALTIYRQAGVPLTFGSDAHSPKDVGADFGKAVELALAAGYKEYLLFKKRKIERTVKL; from the coding sequence ATGCGACTCCTTGCCGATTATCACATGCACACCCCTCTCTGCGGCCACGCCTCCGGCGAACCTGCGGAGTATGCGGCCCATGCCGTCCGCATCGGCTTGCAGGAGATCGGATTTTCCGACCATTCTCCCCTGCTGACGAACCCGGACCCGTCCATCACCATGAGCCGGGAACAGCTTCCGGAATATCACGCCATGATCGAGGACGTGCAGGCGAAATTCAAGGGCCGCTTGACGGTCAAGATCGCGCTTGAGGCGGATTATCTTCCGGGTTACGAAAAACAGACCAGGGACATCCTGGACAGTTATCCGTATGATTACGCGATCGGCTCCGTGCATTTCATCAAGGAATGGTGCTTTGACAACCCGGCCGATATCCAGAGCTGGAGCGGCAAGGATGTGGACAAGGTGTACCGGACTTATTATGACCTTCTGCGCAAAAGCGCGCAGTCGGGGATGTTCGACATCATGGGGCACGTGGACCTGGTCAAAAAATTCGGCCATCGCCCGGTTGAGGACATGGCGGAAGAAATCAGGAAGACGGCCAAGGTTTTTAAAGAATCGGGTGTGGCGGTTGAGATCAACACCGCCGGGCTGCGCAAGCCGGTGAAGGAGATGTACCCCGCCTTGAATGCCCTGACGATCTATCGCCAGGCCGGGGTCCCCCTCACCTTCGGTTCAGACGCGCACTCGCCCAAGGATGTCGGCGCGGATTTCGGCAAGGCCGTGGAACTGGCGCTGGCCGCGGGTTACAAGGAATACCTCCTGTTCAAAAAACGCAAAATTGAGCGGACCGTAAAACTATGA